Proteins encoded together in one Pelosinus sp. IPA-1 window:
- a CDS encoding DUF3310 domain-containing protein codes for MNKQTGSTEEAKHYIAGTLQQIEIQQENLSPEQFIGFLRGNALKYLIRMGRKNSTREDAGKAKQYVIWLCDALDGKRIIPGGK; via the coding sequence ATGAATAAGCAAACGGGATCCACTGAAGAAGCAAAGCATTATATAGCTGGTACGCTACAACAAATTGAAATCCAACAAGAAAACCTAAGTCCCGAACAGTTTATTGGTTTTCTCCGAGGTAATGCGCTAAAATATTTAATCCGTATGGGGAGAAAAAATAGCACCCGAGAGGATGCAGGTAAAGCGAAGCAATATGTTATTTGGTTGTGCGATGCTTTAGACGGGAAAAGAATTATTCCTGGGGGTAAATAG